One segment of Carya illinoinensis cultivar Pawnee chromosome 1, C.illinoinensisPawnee_v1, whole genome shotgun sequence DNA contains the following:
- the LOC122301798 gene encoding uncharacterized protein LOC122301798, whose product MSSSSSMSSSSFAKRTTGQPLCCCGVKATLKFSTTAKNPGRPFLGCPKYNTEGLPFCKFFQWADHHQVTELQLQERINDLLQREKDLSKIVDLLEKRENDLRRMVDHLEKELLRQTQEPDMKREHKLGKHLCGIALVVLLICIGLWLLY is encoded by the exons ATGTCATCGTCCTCATCCatgtcttcttcatcttttgctAAACGTACCACGGGGCAACCATTGTGCTGCTGTGGGGTGAAAGCCACACTGAAATTTTCAACTACAGCAAAAAATCCTGGCCGGCCATTCTTAGGGTGTCCAAAGTACAACACAGAG GGATTACCCTTCTGCAAGTTTTTCCAGTGGGCAGATCATCACCAAGTGACTGAGCTCCAgcttcaagaaagaatcaatGACCTGTTACAGAGGGAGAAAGATCTCTCAAAAATAGTCGACCTCCTCGAAAAAAGGGAGAATGACCTGCGTAGAATGGTGGATCACCTTGAGAAGGAGTTGCTGCGGCAGACACAAGAACCTGATATGAAGAGGGAGCACAAACTGGGAAAACATTTATGTGGGATTGCATTAGTGGTACTTTTAATTTGTATTGGACTATGGCTCTTGTATTAA
- the LOC122310816 gene encoding putative glucose-6-phosphate 1-epimerase: MGHSAAIWDYRAAVEITKDWNGIDQAVLGNPQGASARVSLHGGQVTSWRNEHGEELLFTSSKAIFKPPKAMRGGIPICFPQFGNCGSLEQHGFARNKIWMVDDNPPPLHPNDSQGKAFIDLLLKPSEDDLKFWPHSFEFRLRVSLATNGDLMLISRIRNVNGKPFSFSFAYHTYLSVSDISEIRIEGLETLDYLDNLCRRERFTEQGDAITFEAEVDRVYLGSPNVIAVLDHEKKRTYLIRKEGLPDAVVWNPWEKKSKSMADFGDEEYKQMLCVDGAAIEKPITLKPGEEWMGRLQLSVVPSSFCSDQLNL, encoded by the exons atggggCATTCTGCAGCGATCTGGGATTATAGGGCAGCAGTCGAAATTACAAAGGACTGGAATGGAATCGATCAGGCTGTccttgggaatcctcaaggagCTTCAGCACGG GTAAGCTTGCATGGAGGACAGGTAACTTCTTGGAGGAATGAGCATGGGGAAGAACTCCTATTCACAAGTAGTAAG GCCATTTTTAAGCCTCCAAAAGCTATGCGGGGAGGAATACCCATTTGCTTCCCTCAG TTTGGAAACTGCGGATCACTAGAACAACATGGATTTGCAAGGAACAAGATTTGGATGGTTGATGATAATCCTCCACCTTTGCACCCAAATGATTCCCAAGGGAAAGCCTTCATTGACCTACTACTTAAACCATCGGAAGATGACCTAAAGTTCTGGCCCCATAG CTTTGAGTTTCGTCTTAGGGTGTCTCTAGCAACAAATGGAGATCTGATGCTGATATCACGGATTAGAAATGTCAATGGAAAGCCGTTTAGTTTCTCATTTGCCTATCATACATACTTGTCAGTTTCTGACATAAG tgaaataagaatagaaGGTCTGGAGACACTTGACTATCTGGACAATCTTTGCCGAAGAGAACGTTTTACCGAACAAGGAGATGCCATAACTTTTGAAGCTGAG GTGGATCGAGTTTATCTTGGTTCTCCTAATGTAATTGCTGTGCTTGATCATGAAAAAAAGCGGACATACTTGATAAGAAAGGAAGGACTGCCAGATGCTG TGGTGTGGAATCCATGGGAGAAGAAATCCAAATCGATGGCAGATTTTGGTGACGAGGAATACAAACAGATGCTTTGTGTCGATGGGGCAGCAATTGAGAAACCTATCACTTTGAAGCCGGGGGAGGAATGGATGGGGCGATTGCAGCTCTCAGTTGTGCCATCGAGTTTCTGCAGCGACCAACTCAATCTTTAG